Proteins found in one Paenibacillus borealis genomic segment:
- a CDS encoding glycoside hydrolase family 130 protein gives MSTIIGETLSNIPWQEKPVSSNAPVWRYSANPIIHRDAIPNSNSVFNSAVIPFGDGFAGVFRCDSKSVSMDIFAGFSEDGVNWKINHEPIVFQGDEDVIKREYRYDPRVCKIDDRYYISWCNGYHGPTIGLAYTFDFQTFHQIENAFLPYNRNGVLFPRKIGGHYAMLSRPSDTGHTPFGDIFYSESPDLTFWGKHRYVMGTVNGDASAWQSKKIGPGPIPIETDKGWLLIYHGVINTCNGFVYRMGCALLDLDQPWKVKARSRNYILGPETLYECVGDVPNVTFPCAALTDAATGRIAIYYGCADTVTGLAFTTVDELLNYMEEYPLETEV, from the coding sequence ATGAGTACAATTATTGGAGAAACATTGTCAAATATCCCTTGGCAAGAGAAGCCGGTGAGCAGCAATGCGCCTGTCTGGAGATACTCCGCCAATCCGATCATCCACCGGGATGCCATTCCGAATTCGAACAGTGTATTTAATTCGGCGGTCATTCCCTTCGGGGACGGCTTCGCCGGTGTGTTCCGCTGCGATTCCAAATCGGTCAGCATGGATATTTTTGCCGGGTTCAGCGAGGACGGAGTGAACTGGAAGATTAATCATGAACCTATCGTCTTCCAGGGCGATGAGGATGTGATCAAGCGCGAATACCGCTACGATCCCCGGGTATGCAAGATCGATGACCGTTACTATATTTCCTGGTGCAACGGCTATCACGGGCCGACGATTGGGCTCGCGTATACCTTTGATTTTCAAACCTTTCATCAGATAGAAAATGCCTTCCTGCCGTATAACCGTAACGGTGTGCTGTTCCCGCGCAAGATCGGCGGCCATTACGCCATGCTCAGCCGTCCAAGCGATACCGGACATACCCCGTTTGGCGATATCTTTTACAGCGAAAGTCCTGACCTTACCTTCTGGGGTAAACACCGCTATGTGATGGGTACGGTGAACGGTGACGCTTCTGCCTGGCAGTCCAAAAAAATAGGCCCGGGTCCGATTCCAATTGAGACCGATAAGGGCTGGCTGCTGATCTACCATGGCGTAATCAACACCTGCAACGGGTTTGTCTACCGCATGGGCTGTGCGCTGCTGGATCTGGATCAGCCCTGGAAGGTGAAAGCACGCTCGCGCAACTATATTCTCGGCCCGGAAACCTTGTACGAATGTGTGGGCGATGTGCCGAACGTGACCTTCCCCTGCGCGGCATTGACAGATGCGGCTACAGGACGGATTGCCATCTACTACGGTTGTGCGGATACAGTTACGGGTCTGGCCTTCACTACCGTCGACGAATTGCTTAACTATATGGAGGAGTATCCTCTGGAGACTGAGGTGTAA
- a CDS encoding alpha-mannosidase: MNKPQTAHIISHTHWDREWYLPYERHHLRLIRLVDSLLDTLEQNPGFRSFFFDGQTIIIEDYLQVRPENRERLERHIREGRIYIGPWYILQDAFLTSPEANVRNLQIGHQDAEVYGEVSKIGYFPDTFGLTGQIPQLMAQAGITNAFFGRGVKPTGFNNTVSSDGYESSFSELVWEGPDGSKVLGILFANWYSNGNEIPAGAEEAGSFWERKLADARQYAATDQLLFMNGCDHQPLQTDLPEAIRTAEQLYPEISFVHSNFAGYIQAVQDSLAGRSLSTVKGELRSQRTDGWGTLVNTASARVYLKQLNQRGQALLEKVAEPLAVIARLHGGEYPHHLFTYAWKTLLQNHPHDSICGCSVDEVHREMITRFDKSRHTAEGIVADSMQAITSAVDTSGFAAYGEAAIPLVVTNTSGWSRTGTVSVELDAARLYLREGFTLEETARRMKAVDLSGRVLVDEQGNEVPCTIQDLGLSFGYDLPDDRFRQPYSCRKVQLTFEAADVPALGLRAYAWVRPLAEAAAGRSGHELAGAAAAMGSAATNGAELSVAGAATATTNGAELPAVSGAAASLVHGGRRLENESLRVEIMTDGSFTLEHKPSGKVYRDLGVYENTGDIGNEYMYRQPAGEVPLTTRGLTADIRIIEDAPYRASVEITHEWEIPASADAVLEEEQRALVYYPERQAQRSADTVLLKLRTVLRLERSGKGLEVKSYIHNTAKDHRLRMLFPTDLEAAFHRVDSMFELAERPNEPAPEWLNPSNAQHQQSFVDVAGGQAGLTVANLGLHEYEILRDGRNTIAITLLRCVGEMGDWGWFPTPEAQCQGEHTAELLLIPHSGDAVASGAAAAAYQFQIPWTCAQAEVHAGTIPAVYSAVRWSGTAAAFSSLKMNRDSGDLLLRWFNMTGQPCELKLETELPAAGFYTSNVLEAKGAEVTAETGRPAHGGANAVELQLVGHEILTVGIRLG; the protein is encoded by the coding sequence ATGAACAAACCACAAACGGCGCATATCATCTCCCATACGCACTGGGACCGGGAATGGTATCTCCCTTATGAGCGCCATCATCTCCGGCTCATCCGGCTGGTCGACAGCCTGCTGGACACGCTGGAGCAGAATCCGGGATTTCGGAGCTTTTTCTTCGACGGGCAGACGATTATTATAGAAGATTACCTTCAGGTCCGCCCGGAGAACCGGGAACGTCTGGAGCGCCATATCCGCGAAGGGCGGATCTATATCGGGCCGTGGTATATCCTGCAGGATGCGTTCCTGACCAGTCCGGAAGCCAACGTGCGCAATCTGCAGATCGGGCATCAGGACGCGGAGGTATACGGTGAGGTATCGAAGATCGGTTATTTCCCCGACACCTTCGGCCTGACCGGACAAATTCCGCAGCTCATGGCACAGGCGGGAATCACCAATGCCTTCTTCGGGCGCGGGGTGAAGCCGACGGGCTTCAACAATACGGTCTCCAGCGACGGCTATGAATCCTCGTTCTCAGAGCTGGTCTGGGAAGGTCCGGACGGCTCCAAGGTGCTGGGCATCCTGTTCGCCAACTGGTATTCGAACGGTAATGAGATTCCGGCAGGTGCGGAGGAGGCGGGGAGCTTCTGGGAGCGCAAGCTGGCAGATGCGAGGCAGTATGCGGCTACGGATCAGCTGCTGTTCATGAACGGCTGCGATCATCAGCCGCTGCAGACCGATCTGCCGGAAGCGATCCGTACCGCGGAGCAGCTGTACCCGGAGATTTCGTTCGTTCATTCGAACTTTGCCGGCTATATCCAGGCTGTGCAGGATTCGCTCGCCGGCCGCAGTCTCTCCACCGTGAAGGGCGAGCTGCGAAGCCAGCGCACCGACGGCTGGGGCACGCTGGTCAATACGGCTTCCGCCCGGGTGTACTTGAAGCAGCTGAATCAGCGGGGCCAGGCGCTGCTGGAGAAGGTCGCCGAGCCGCTGGCCGTTATCGCCAGGCTGCACGGCGGGGAGTATCCGCATCACCTGTTCACCTATGCGTGGAAGACGCTACTGCAGAACCATCCGCATGATTCCATCTGCGGCTGCAGTGTGGACGAGGTGCACCGGGAGATGATAACCCGGTTCGACAAGAGCCGTCACACCGCCGAAGGCATCGTGGCGGACAGCATGCAGGCGATCACTTCGGCAGTGGACACATCAGGCTTCGCCGCGTATGGTGAAGCTGCCATTCCGCTCGTTGTGACGAATACAAGCGGCTGGAGCCGCACGGGCACAGTCAGCGTGGAGCTGGACGCAGCCCGCCTGTATCTGCGCGAAGGCTTCACGCTGGAAGAGACCGCCCGCCGGATGAAGGCGGTTGACCTGAGCGGGCGTGTCCTGGTGGATGAACAAGGCAACGAAGTGCCTTGTACGATTCAGGACCTGGGTCTGTCGTTCGGCTACGACCTGCCGGATGACCGGTTCCGGCAGCCGTACAGCTGCCGCAAGGTGCAGCTGACCTTCGAAGCGGCGGATGTGCCAGCGCTAGGGCTGCGCGCTTATGCCTGGGTCCGCCCGCTGGCGGAAGCTGCTGCCGGGCGATCCGGCCATGAATTGGCAGGGGCCGCTGCAGCAATGGGTAGCGCGGCAACGAACGGGGCGGAGCTGTCGGTTGCCGGAGCCGCAACCGCAACAACGAACGGGGCAGAACTTCCGGCAGTCTCCGGAGCCGCGGCATCGCTTGTCCACGGCGGACGGAGACTGGAGAACGAATCGCTGCGGGTGGAGATTATGACAGACGGTTCCTTCACGCTGGAGCATAAGCCAAGCGGCAAAGTATACCGTGATCTCGGTGTCTATGAGAATACCGGGGACATCGGCAACGAATATATGTACAGACAGCCTGCGGGTGAAGTTCCGCTGACTACCCGGGGGCTGACGGCTGATATCCGCATCATCGAAGATGCGCCGTACCGGGCGTCCGTAGAGATCACCCATGAATGGGAGATTCCTGCTTCCGCCGATGCCGTGCTGGAAGAAGAGCAGCGTGCGCTGGTCTATTATCCGGAGCGGCAGGCACAGCGCTCAGCGGACACAGTACTGCTTAAGCTGCGGACAGTATTAAGGCTGGAACGCAGCGGCAAGGGCCTGGAAGTGAAGAGTTACATCCATAATACCGCGAAGGACCACCGTCTGCGGATGCTGTTCCCTACAGATCTTGAAGCGGCATTCCACCGCGTAGACTCGATGTTCGAGCTGGCGGAGCGGCCGAATGAACCGGCGCCGGAGTGGCTGAACCCGAGCAATGCGCAGCATCAACAGAGCTTTGTGGATGTTGCCGGGGGGCAGGCGGGGCTTACGGTTGCTAATCTCGGACTCCATGAATATGAAATTCTGCGTGACGGCCGCAACACCATCGCCATTACCCTGCTCCGCTGTGTCGGGGAGATGGGTGACTGGGGCTGGTTCCCGACACCGGAAGCCCAGTGCCAAGGTGAGCATACGGCGGAGCTGCTGCTTATTCCGCACAGCGGGGATGCTGTAGCCTCCGGAGCTGCTGCCGCTGCCTACCAGTTCCAGATTCCCTGGACCTGCGCTCAGGCGGAGGTTCACGCAGGAACTATTCCTGCCGTGTACTCGGCTGTCCGCTGGAGCGGCACGGCTGCCGCCTTCTCTTCGCTTAAGATGAACAGGGACAGCGGTGATCTGCTGCTCCGCTGGTTCAATATGACCGGCCAGCCTTGTGAACTGAAGCTGGAGACGGAACTTCCGGCTGCGGGCTTCTATACATCGAATGTGCTGGAAGCTAAGGGGGCGGAGGTTACGGCTGAGACTGGACGGCCGGCGCACGGCGGAGCAAATGCGGTGGAGCTTCAGCTGGTCGGACATGAAATACTGACCGTTGGCATCCGGCTTGGCTGA
- a CDS encoding glycoside hydrolase family 125 protein, with translation MEQFRLPQIHMPELPLPSSIQAVLAEADEKLAHRPKLQRLFRNCFPNTLETTTKLLDDGTTFVITGDIPACWLRDSVEQVIHYVPFAAKDLDLQRIIGGLIKRHTEYVLTDPYANAFNETANDWHWNAGDVTEMSPWVWERKFEIDSLCFVIRLAHAYWEETKQTDFFTADFKKMLRTITDLFKREQHHAEQSPYRFTRNNGIMEDSIRNGGLGMPVNYTGMIWSGFRSSDDACDFHYNIPGNMFAVVALRQMQDFAEWVFRDLDFLAELKALEQEVDHGIKLYGIYRHPEFGPIYAYETDGYGNYCLMDDAGTPGLMSIPYLGYLKNDDPVYQNTRRFALSSENPFYYEGQSAKGIGSPHTPPGYIWHMALSMQGITADSKEEKLAVIDMLEATDADTGYMHEGFLADDPSVFTRKWFAWSNSLFSQLVWRALQEGIL, from the coding sequence TTGGAACAATTCAGACTTCCCCAGATTCACATGCCGGAGCTGCCGCTGCCGTCCTCCATTCAGGCTGTGCTTGCCGAAGCCGACGAGAAGCTGGCCCACCGGCCCAAGCTGCAGCGCCTGTTCCGGAACTGTTTCCCGAACACGCTGGAGACCACCACCAAGCTGCTGGACGACGGAACCACGTTTGTCATTACGGGTGATATTCCGGCCTGCTGGCTGCGCGATTCAGTCGAGCAGGTGATTCATTATGTGCCTTTTGCCGCCAAAGACCTGGACCTGCAGCGTATTATCGGCGGGCTGATCAAGCGTCATACAGAGTATGTGCTGACCGATCCTTACGCCAACGCGTTCAACGAAACAGCTAACGACTGGCACTGGAATGCCGGGGATGTGACGGAGATGTCGCCCTGGGTGTGGGAGCGCAAGTTCGAGATTGACTCGCTGTGCTTCGTGATCCGGCTGGCCCATGCCTATTGGGAGGAGACGAAGCAGACGGACTTCTTCACGGCTGATTTCAAAAAAATGCTGCGCACCATTACCGATCTCTTCAAGCGGGAGCAGCATCATGCGGAACAATCCCCGTACCGCTTCACCCGGAACAACGGGATTATGGAGGACTCTATCCGTAACGGCGGACTCGGTATGCCGGTCAACTATACAGGGATGATCTGGTCCGGCTTCCGCTCCAGTGACGATGCCTGCGATTTCCACTACAACATTCCGGGGAATATGTTCGCCGTGGTGGCTCTGCGCCAGATGCAGGACTTCGCCGAGTGGGTGTTCCGCGATCTGGATTTCCTGGCCGAGCTGAAGGCGCTGGAGCAGGAGGTGGATCACGGCATCAAGCTGTACGGCATCTACCGCCACCCTGAGTTCGGGCCAATCTATGCCTACGAGACGGACGGCTACGGTAATTACTGCCTGATGGATGACGCGGGAACACCGGGCCTGATGTCCATTCCTTACCTTGGGTATTTGAAGAATGACGATCCGGTTTATCAGAATACAAGACGTTTTGCGCTGAGCAGCGAGAATCCGTTCTATTACGAAGGCCAATCCGCCAAAGGTATCGGCAGTCCGCATACCCCTCCGGGTTATATCTGGCATATGGCGCTGTCTATGCAGGGGATTACGGCGGACAGTAAGGAAGAGAAGCTGGCGGTAATTGACATGCTTGAAGCAACGGATGCCGATACCGGCTATATGCATGAAGGCTTCCTGGCTGACGATCCGTCGGTTTTCACCCGCAAGTGGTTCGCCTGGTCGAACAGCCTGTTCTCCCAGCTGGTCTGGCGGGCGCTGCAGGAAGGCATTCTCTAA